From Candidatus Edwardsbacteria bacterium, a single genomic window includes:
- a CDS encoding NADH-quinone oxidoreductase subunit H produces the protein MDILKIFLYLLVYPGLLFLFVYSTFVEWVDRKLYAKFQNRMGPMHTGSHGLLQPIADFVKLMAKEDIVPKEADKKLFNAVPILALTSVLTAGLLLPVWHFSNTFQSATSFQGDIIVIAYLLSLPSFAYFLAGWASASMYAAIGGVRVLTLLFAYEVPMFLAILSPAVMAGSWRMAEIAAYYQANPWHLLINIFAFAVAVITLQAKLERVPFDIPHAETEVVGGAFTEYSGRKLAMFRLLADIQMVVGAGLIAALFMGGFPGGLIPGFIWFVVKTLIVVFILSAMRAVTARLRIDQMISFSWKWLAPLALLQLVIVIFLKGYLQ, from the coding sequence ATGGACATTTTAAAAATCTTTCTCTATCTGCTGGTCTACCCTGGCCTGCTGTTCCTGTTCGTCTATTCCACCTTCGTGGAGTGGGTGGACCGGAAGTTATACGCCAAGTTCCAGAACCGGATGGGACCCATGCACACCGGGAGCCACGGCCTGCTGCAGCCCATCGCCGATTTCGTCAAGCTGATGGCCAAGGAGGATATCGTTCCCAAGGAGGCCGATAAAAAGCTGTTCAATGCCGTTCCGATCCTGGCCCTGACCTCGGTGCTGACCGCCGGGCTGCTGCTGCCGGTGTGGCATTTCAGTAATACCTTCCAGTCGGCCACCTCTTTCCAGGGGGACATTATCGTCATCGCCTATCTGCTGTCCCTTCCCAGCTTTGCCTATTTTCTGGCCGGCTGGGCCTCGGCCAGCATGTACGCCGCCATCGGCGGTGTCCGGGTGCTGACCCTGTTGTTCGCCTACGAAGTGCCGATGTTCCTGGCCATCCTATCGCCGGCGGTGATGGCCGGCAGCTGGAGAATGGCTGAGATCGCCGCCTACTATCAGGCCAACCCCTGGCATTTGTTGATAAATATCTTCGCTTTTGCCGTGGCGGTAATCACCCTGCAGGCCAAATTAGAGAGGGTGCCGTTCGACATCCCCCACGCCGAGACCGAGGTGGTGGGCGGCGCCTTTACCGAATATTCCGGCCGCAAACTGGCCATGTTCCGCCTGCTGGCCGACATCCAGATGGTGGTGGGCGCCGGCCTGATCGCCGCCCTGTTTATGGGCGGCTTCCCGGGTGGGCTGATCCCCGGGTTCATCTGGTTCGTCGTCAAGACCCTGATCGTGGTCTTCATCCTGTCCGCCATGCGCGCGGTGACCGCCAGGCTCCGGATCGATCAGATGATTTCCTTCAGCTG